A region from the Acomys russatus chromosome 24, mAcoRus1.1, whole genome shotgun sequence genome encodes:
- the LOC127207324 gene encoding olfactory receptor 1L6: MNNHSSSTSDFVLLGLSSSPWMQKPLFVIFFIMYLVTVVGNVLIILAIRSDSRLHTPMYFFLSNLSFMDICFTTVIVPKMLVNFLSETKTISYVGCLIQMYFFMALGNTDSYLLASMAIDRLVAICHPLHYDVVMRPRRCLLMLLGSCTISHLHALFRVLLMSRLSFCASHVIKHFFCDTQPLLKLSCSDTSSSQIVVMTETLAVIVTPFLCILFSYLRIIVTVLRIPSAAGKWKAFSTCGSHLTVVALFYGSVIYVYFRPLSMYSVVKDRVATVMYTVVTPMLNPFIYSLRNRDMKRGLRKLMDRVH; encoded by the coding sequence ATGaacaaccacagcagcagcacctcGGACTTCGTCCTGCTGGGTCTCTCTTCCAGTCCCTGGATGCAGAAACCCCTTTTTGTCATCTTCTTCATCATGTACCTGGTCACTGTGGTGGGGAATGTGCTCATCATCCTGGCCATCCGCTCCGACAGCAGGctccacacccccatgtacttcttcctcagcaaCTTGTCATTCATGGACATCTGTTTCACAACAGTCATTGTGCCCAAGATGCTAGTGAACTTCCTCTCAGAGACAAAGACTATCTCCTACGTGGGATGCCTCATTCAGATGTACTTCTTTATGGCTTTGGGGAACACTGACAGCTACCTGCTGGCCTCCATGGCCATTGACCGACTGGTGGCCATCTGCCACCCTTTACATTATGATGTGGTGATGAGGCCACGGCGCTGCCTCCTCATGCTGCTGGGTTCCTGCACCATCTCCCATCTACATGCCCTGTTCCGTGTCCTCCTCATGTCCCGCCTCTCATTCTGTGCCTCCCATGTCATTAAGCACTTTTTCTGTGACACCCAGCCTTTGCTGAAGCTGTCCTGCTCTGACACATCCTCCAGCCAGATTGTGGTCATGACAGAGACCCTGGCTGTCATTGTGACTCCCTTCCTGTGCATCCTCTTCTCCTACCTGAGAATCATTGTCACTGTGCTCAGGATCCCCTCCGCAGCGGGAAAGTGGAAAGCCTTCTCTACCTGTGGCTCTCACCTCACTGTAGTGGCCCTGTTCTATGGGAGTGTCATCTATGTCTACTTCAGGCCCCTGTCCATGTACTCAGTAGTGAAGGACCGGGTGGCTACTGTTATGTACACCGTGGTGACTCCTATGCTGAATCCTTtcatctacagcctgaggaacaGAGATATGAAGAGAGGTTTGAGGAAGTTAATGGACAGAGTTCACTAA